A single genomic interval of Astyanax mexicanus isolate ESR-SI-001 chromosome 4, AstMex3_surface, whole genome shotgun sequence harbors:
- the LOC111196344 gene encoding zinc finger protein 658B-like isoform X2 produces the protein MEKHQHSVKSFTKQSNLKIHQRIHTGEKPYYCSDCGGSFNRQSHLQQHQRIHTGEKPYHCSDCGKSFNQQSTLKKHQRMHTGEKPYHCSDCGKSFNQQSTLKIHQRIHTGVKPYYCSDCGKIFTTQSALKKHQRIHTGVKPYYCSDCGKIFTTQSALKIHQRIHTGEKPYRCSDCGKSFTTQSALKIHQRIHTGVKPYYCSDCGKIFTTQSALKIHQRIHTGEKPYHCSDCGKSFNQQSTLKLHQCIHTGEKPYRCSDCGKSFTTLSALKKHQRIHTGEKPYHCSECGKSFNQQSHLKKHQRIHTGEKPYHCSDCGKSFTEQSALKQHQRIHTGEKPYHCLDCGKSFTKQIKLKIHQRIHTGEKPYHCSDCGKSFNRLETLKLHQRIHTGVKPYSCSDCGKSFTTQSTLKIHQRIHTGEKPYECSDCGKSFTKQSNLKKHQRIHTGEKPYHCSVCGKSFNQQSNLKKHQRIHTREKTVPNLFHGNKKRKS, from the coding sequence atggagaaacatcagcactctgtcaagagttttactaaacagagtaatctcaaaatacaccagcgcattcacacaggagagaaaccgtattactgctcagactgtggggggagttttaatcggcagagtcatctccaacaacaccagcgcattcacacaggagagaaaccgtatcactgctcagactgtggaaagagttttaatcaacagagtactctcaaaaaacaccagcgcatgcacacaggagagaaaccgtatcactgctcagactgtggaaagagttttaatcaacagagtactctcaaaatacaccagcgcattcacactggagtaaaaccatattactgctcagactgtgggaagatttttactacccagagtgctctcaaaaaacaccagcgcattcacactggagtaaaaccatattactgctcagactgtgggaagatttttactacccagagtgctctcaaaatacaccagcgcattcacacaggagagaaaccgtatcgttgctcagactgtgggaagagttttactacccagagtgctctcaaaatacaccagcgcattcacactggagtaaaaccatattactgctcagactgtgggaagatttttactacccagagtgctctcaaaatacaccagcgcattcacacaggagagaaaccgtatcactgctcagactgtgggaagagttttaatcaacagagtactctcaaactgcaccagtgcattcacacaggagagaaaccgtatcgttgctcagactgtggaaagagttttactacactgagtgctctcaaaaaacaccagcgcattcacacaggagagaaaccgtatcactgctcagagtgtgggaagagttttaatcaacagagtcatcttaaaaaacaccagcgcattcacacaggagagaaaccgtatcactgctcagactgtgggaagagttttactgaacagagtgctctcaaacaacatcagcgcattcacacaggagagaaaccgtatcactgcttagactgtgggaagagttttactaaacagattaaactcaaaatacaccagcgcattcacacaggagagaaaccgtatcactgctcggactgtgggaagagctttaatcgactggagactctcaaactgcatcagcgcattcacacaggagtaaaaccgtattcctgctcagactgtgggaagagttttactacacagagtactctcaaaatacaccagcgcattcacacaggagagaaaccgtatgagtgctcagactgtgggaagagttttactaaacagagtaatctcaaaaaacaccagcgcattcacacaggagagaaaccgtatcactgctcagtctgtgggaagagttttaatcaacagagtaatctcaaaaaacaccagcgcattcacacaagagagaaaactgtcccaaatttgttccacggcaataaaaagcgcaaatcgtaa